A window from Homalodisca vitripennis isolate AUS2020 unplaced genomic scaffold, UT_GWSS_2.1 ScUCBcl_1847;HRSCAF=5978, whole genome shotgun sequence encodes these proteins:
- the LOC124371688 gene encoding putative nuclease HARBI1 produces MSTFEDLAAYAVIAVAIKKRKKRRHQMWKKEWLQRKRFNHVHLLRELEAYPRDWKNYLRMDEKTYFDLLRIVTPLITKQDTKMREAITPHEKLTATLRYLSTGRTMEDLKFSTRISPQTLGRIIPETCSAIVKALNDYCKVPNTAEEWKQIAQEYGEKWNFPNCLGSMDGKHIAITPPPGSGSYFYNYKGFHSQVLFCIASANYEIIYFHFGVNGRVSDGGVLKETDFNKKLTDKSLNLPEEGIVDGEALPYVFIADDAFPLTEVIMKPFSYRVANKPRKVYNYRLSRARRMVESVFGILAERFQVLQKPITFIDLKKVNSVVVACCYLHNYLRRTIPQRYSPKDWLDLDDDEVGVSKPGPRTSDHMALQVRQTDRPMASAKEVRNKFVHYFSNKGKVEWQDRYIS; encoded by the exons ATGTCTACGTTTGAAGATTTGGCAGCATACGCTGTAATAGCGGTAGCTATTAAAAAACGCAAGAAACGAAGGCATCAAATGTGGAAAAAAGAATGGCTTCAGAGGAAGAGATTTAACCACGTTCACCTTCTTAGGGAGCTTGAAGCATATCCTAGAGACTGGAAAAACTACTTAAGAATGGACGAGAAAACGTACTTTGATTTATTACGTATAGTAACACCATTGATTaccaaacaagatacaaaaatgaGGGAAGCCATTACACCACATGAAAAACTGACTGCGACATTGCGGTATCTAAGCACTGGCAGAACAATggaagatttaaagttttcaacgAGAATTTCCCCCCAAACATTAGGAAGAATAATTCCAGAGACCTGCTCAGCTATTGTCAAGGCCTTGAATGACTATTGCAAG GTACCGAATACAGCCGAGGAGTGGAAACAAATTGCACAGGAGTACGGGGAAAAATGGAATTTCCCCAACTGCCTAGGCAGCATGGATGGAAAGCATATAGCCATAACACCACCACCTGGAAGTGGTTCTTACTTCTATAACTATAAGGGTTTCCATAGTCAGGTACTTTTCTGCATTGCTAgtgcaaactatgaaataatttattttcattttggtgttAATGGCCGGGTATCTGATGGAGGAGTTCTGAAAGAGACAGACTTCAACAAGAAACTAACAGATAAAAGCCTCAATTTACCTGAAGAGGGCATTGTAGACGGCGAAGCTCTTCCATACGTATTCATTGCAGATGACGCCTTCCCCCTAACTGAGGTCATAATGAAACCCTTTTCCTATAGGGTTGCAAACAAACCTAGAAAGGTATATAACTACCGACTCTCAAGAGCACGCCGAATGGTCGAAAGTGTTTTTGGGATTCTCGCTGAGAGATTTCAGGTTCTACAAAAACCAATCACCTTCATTGACTTGAAGAAAGTGAATAGTGTTGTTGTTGCGTGCTGCTACCTGCACAACTATTTGCGTAGGACAATCCCTCAAAGGTACTCACCTAAAGACTGGTTGGATTTAGATGACGACGAAGTTGGTGTGTCTAAGCCTGGACCAAGAACCAGCGATCACATGGCATTACAAGTAAGACAAACCGATCGCCCAATGGCTAGTGCaaaagaagtaagaaataaatttgttcattattttagcaaCAAAGGAAAAGTGGAATGGCAAGACAGATACATCTCttag
- the LOC124371689 gene encoding uncharacterized protein LOC124371689, translating into MASWSKDNLLQFIEEFRKHECVWKVKSKDYHNREKKEAAHRSLLLVVKGFDSTATKSDVLKKINNIRSAFRKEQRKVTASQRSGSGTDDIYVPKLWYYRELLFLIDQEECLGGTSNLGEGRVSEDEEMLDDSQKEPLDAEENVPAPQSLQNPPQVARTASNITSATPEPKDSFKRQKKIVPV; encoded by the exons ATGGCCAGTTGGTCGAAGGATAATCTTTTACAGTTTATAGAGGAGTTTAGGAAACATGAATGTGTATGGAAGGTTAAGTCAAAAGACTATCACAATAGGGAAAAGAAGGAAGCAGCCCACCgtagtttactattagtagtgaaAGGGTTTGACAGTACTGCAACAAAAAGCGATGTGTTGAAGAAGATAAACAATATCAGAAGTGCATTTCGTAAGGAACAAAGAAAGGTAACAGCCTCTCAACGTTCTGGCAGTGGTACAGACGATATATATGTACCAAAGCTGTGGTACTACAGAGaacttttgtttcttattgacCAGGAAGAATGTCTAGGAGGGACTTCCAACTTAGGAGAAGGAAGAGTCAGTGAAGACGAG gagatGCTGGACGATtcacaaaaagaaccattagatGCTGAGGAAAATGTACCAGCGCCCCAATCTCTACAGAATCCTCCTCAAGTTGCTCGAACCGCTTCCAATATTACCTCTGCAACACCTGAACCTAAAGATTCTTTTAAACGGCAAAAAAAAATTGTCCCCGTGTGA